Proteins from a single region of Psilocybe cubensis strain MGC-MH-2018 chromosome 3, whole genome shotgun sequence:
- a CDS encoding DnaJ-like protein subfamily C member 5B (DnaJ homolog subfamily C member 5B), with product MRRTPNSLNLDDALSILGLEKGTSLEAEVVKTAYKQMSLRTHPDKNPDNPDATAAFQRVGEAYRVLVEHVERSSSASSFSQFSQFSSSQFSSSQFSSSSFSQFTSSFPHPFFSGFGSGFGFAPFAGGPGHAHGGHGREHKCEHCSEMSADEAFAYEFYGYSYGDDDDEDFYGFYGDEFEYDEDEEDYEDDDEEDEGEGEDYEEGEREGRGSGNGSGGYAKGNANGSAKGNGNGNAKGNAKGKGKGKGKERYFEEDEDEDDEDLAFYMHIFERIMAGKMYHSGWRSGGSGGGGGGGGGGGMPPRGRGNPKGNPHRNHTKPPTQNPNPNQNQTKAQKQSKAEQQSYEAHLKRTRAEQEAAEERRRWEDQVRRERRVRGREEAHLASQTRQKAKSKSESKKTQRAHADAERRAVEEERARVERERKQGVRSWVFECARMCGGAEAGGGGGGGDAKGNVMGKDSGKGNAGAGGGGKKKDAKGNGKSKSKGGNVPTSGRDAAVEEVKRGVWEDGVDVCGGEFLDRRVRANARVNVDGDASASAGGDANGDGEKKENANGAKEKEDVDEKETLLHIAAKRGDLELVRWLDAHSADPEERDTCGHTPFHAALRCGRVDVALYFVEEAYPVGERDSRGVYVLGSAVDEEEEEEEEEEEEEDKEEEGEQEREGDGNGEGDGNGNGREEQSKDTLLTLAIGSGEPELVWLVLEKMGPFRPEREEVRRMYVDLCVRAGGENGYESKDKDKDMKEGEKEKWGDIVKLLEKYSGGAGEDEEQEQEEQEEEESVPIPMPGSVPLFAQGKGKANKHHQQQQHHQQQQQQQKHEKRPAKVDTQAQARQNQNQNQNQNKYKGKNQKSAVPLSPTGTSSTTTAAAALASGGQRGYRQQQQQQQNQNRGSNQRQSRDYQNQNQNNSQNQNQREGQTQRQRGYQHNQTQNQTQYAAQERVQEPVHGHGQAQGQARGKGYYRGRGRGGGRGRGRGGAQPGPGHIHTHGAQGRDVY from the exons ATGAGGCGTACGCCCAACTCGTTAAATCTCGACGACGCACTGTCCATCCTCGGCCTCGAG AAAGGCACATCGCTCGAAGCTGAAGTCGTCAAAACGGCGTATAAACAG ATGTCCCTCCGCACACACCCAGACAAAAACCCCGACAACCCAGACGCAACAGCCGCATTCCAGCGCGTAGGCGAGGCGTACCGCGTTCTCGTCGAGCATGTCGAGCGGTCCTCCTCtgcttcctccttttcccaGTTCTCCCAGTTCTCTTCGTCCCAGTTCTCTTCGTCCCagttctcttcctcttccttttcgCAGTTCACCTCTTCATTTCCACACCCATTTTTCAGCGGGTTCGGGTCCGGGTTCGGGTTCGCGCCCTTCGCTGGAGGACCCGGACACGCGCATGGGGGACATGGACGAGAGCATAAATGCGAACACTGCTCCGAAATGTCAGCTGACGAGGCGTTTGCATATGAGTTTTATGGCTACAGCTacggtgatgatgatgatgaggatttTTATGGGTTTTATGGTGACGAGTTTGAAtatgacgaggatgaagaggattatgaggatgatgatgaggaggatgagggggagggggaggattATGAGGAGGGGGAAAGGGAGGGGCGTGGAAGTGGAAATGGAAGTGGGGGATATGCAAAGGGAAATGCAAATGGAAGTGCAaagggaaatggaaatggaaatgcaAAGGGAAatgcaaagggaaagggaaaggggaagGGAAAAGAGAGGTACtttgaagaggacgaggacgaggacgacgaggatttGGCGTTTTatat GCACATATTTGAACGGATTATGGCTGGGAAGATGTACCATTCCGGATGGCGCTCCGGCGGCAGCGggggcggtggtggtggtggtggtggtggtgggatgCCACcgagggggaggggaaacCCGAAGGGAAATCCACATCGTAATC ACACCAAACCCCCCACCCaaaaccccaaccccaaccaaaatcaaacaaaagCCCAAAAACAATCCAAAGCCGAACAACAATCCTACGAAGCACACCTTAAACGCACACGCGCAGAACAGGAAGCAGCTGAAGAGAGGAGACGGTGGGAGGATCAGGTgcggagggagaggagggtgcgggggagggaggaag CACACCTCGCCTCCCAAACCCGCCAAAAagccaaatccaaatccgaATCCAAAAAAACGCAACGGGCACACGCGGACGCGGAGCGGCGcgcggtggaggaggagagggcgagggtggagagggagaggaagcAGGGTGTGAGGAGTTGGGTTTTTGAGTGTGCGAGGATGTGTGGGGGGGCGGAGGCgggtgggggagggggtggtggggaTGCGAAGGGGAATGTGATGGGAAAAGATAGTGGGAAGGGGAATGCAGGtgcgggaggaggagggaagaagaaggacgcaaaaggaaatggaaaaagcaaaagcaaggGCGGGAACGTACCCACTAGTGGAAGGGATGCGGcggttgaagaggtgaaaCGCGGGGTGTGggaggatggtgtggatgtgTGTGGGGGCGAGTTTTTGGACCGTCGTGTGCGTGCTAACGCGCGAGTGAATGTGGATGGGgatgcgagtgcgagtgcgggtGGGGATGCGAATGGGGatggagagaagaaggagaatgCCAATGGagcgaaggagaaggaggatgtggatgagAAAGAGACGCTTCTCCATATCGCTGCGAAACGTGGCGATTTGGAGTTGGTTAGGTGGTTAGATGCGCATA gtGCAGACCCCGAAGAACGCGACACGTGCGGACACACGCCGTTCCATGCCGCGCTGCGGTGTGGGCGCGTGGATGTAGCGCTGTATTTTGTGGAGGAGGCGTATCCTGTCGGTGAGCGGGATTCGAGGGGGGTTTATGTGCTTGGTTCTGCggtggatgaggaggaggaggaggaggaggaggaggaggaggaagaggataaagaagaagagggagagcaggagagggagggggatgggaatggggagggggatgggaatgggaatggaaGGGAGGAGCAAAGCAAGGATACGTTGTTAACTCTTGCGATTGGATCAGGCGAGCCGGAGCTCGTGTGGCTCGTTCTGGAGAAGATGGGGCCGTTCAGGCCTGAGAGGGAGGAGGTGAGGCGGATGTATGTGGATTTGTGTGTGCGTGCTGGGGGTGAGAATGGGTATGAGAGTAAGGACAAGGATAAGGATAtgaaggagggggagaaggagaagtggGGTGATATTGTGAAGCTTTTGGAGAAGTATTCGGGTGGTGCtggagaggacgaggaacaggaacaggaagagcaggaggaggaggagagtgTGCCAATACCGATGCCTGGTTCAGTGCCGTTGTTTGCccaaggaaagggaaaggcgaATAAgcaccaccaacaacaacagcatcatcaacaacagcagcagcagcaaaagCATGAGAAGAGGCCGGCGAAAGTGGAtacgcaggcgcaggcgcggcagaaccaaaaccaaaaccagaaccagaacaaATATAAAGGCAAGAATCAGAAGAGTGCGGTGCCTTTGTCGCCTACGGGTACGtcttcgacgacgacggcggcggcggcgttgGCGTCGGGTGGGCAGAGGGGGTatcggcagcagcagcagcagcagcagaaccAGAATCGAGGTTCGAATCAGAGGCAAAGCAGGGATTaccagaatcagaatcagaataattctcagaatcagaaccAGAGAGAAGGACAGACGCAAAGGCAGAGGGGGTACCAGCATAACCAGACACAAAACCAGACACAGTACGCTGCGCAGGAGCGAGTGCAGGAGCCGgtacatggacatggacaagCACAGGGACAAGCACGGGGGAAGGGGTATTATAGAGGTAGAGGGAGGGGCGGGGGAAGGGGGAGAGGGCGAGGTGGTGCGCAGCCGGGTCCGGGTCATATTCATACTCATGGTGCGCAGGGACGCGATGTTTATTAA
- a CDS encoding U1 snRNP-associated protein usp106 codes for MGRLAEMQRKLLEQMMGPEAMGVANANLVWSDEKVCRNFLCGTCPHALFTNTKMDLGACPKSHTERLKTEYLAAKEADPNNPIFNRFQMEYEANIFAFVDECDRRIRAAHRRLEKTPEENAKTTNLMREIAEIELAIQGGTEKIESLGEQGKVDESMREMAAIEALKSEKADKERELQQLTDTSGASGHQKLRVCDVCGAYLSVLDSDRRLADHFGGKMHLGYHELRNMLGKFKEEREKRKMNPPSSAPSAGSGAAPPSGPPRPGGGDYRSSRGGDDYRDRGERERGGGYDRPSSRYE; via the exons ATGGGTCGGTTAGCAGAGATGCAGAGGAAGCTCTTGGAG CAAATGATGGGTCCTGAGGCTATGGGTGTGGCCAATGCCAATCTGGTCTGGTCGGACGAGAAAGTGTGCAGGAACTTTTTGTGTGGGACGTGTCCTCATGCGCTGTTCACTAATACT AAAATGGACCTGGGAGCCTGTCCCAAATCACACACGGAGCGACTCAAGACCGAGTACCTCGCTGCGAAGGAGGCAGACCCTAACAACCCTATATTCAATCGGTTCCAGATGGAATATGAGGCCAACATCTTTGCCTTTGTTGATGAGTGTGATCGGAGGATTCGCGCGGCACACCGTAGGCTCGAGAAGACGCCCGAGGAGAACGCGAAAACTACTAATTTG ATGAGGGAAATTGCGGAAATTGAGTTGGCTATTCAAGGAGGGACGGAGAAGATTGAGTCGCTTG GTGAACAAGGAAAGGTTGACGAATCTATGCGCGAGATGGCGGCTATTGAGGCGTTGAAGAGTGAAAAGGCCGACAAGGAG CGCGAGTTGCAACAACTCACCGATACATCTGGCGCTTCAGGCCACCAAAAGCTACGCGTCTGTGACGTCTGCGGTGCTTACCTATCCGTTCTCGACTCTGACCGTCGTCTCGCGGATCATTTTGGCGGTAAA ATGCATCTAGGGTACCATGAGCTGAGAAATATGCTCGGAAAGTTTAAGGAAGAGCgtgagaagaggaagatgaaccCCCCTAGCTCAGCGCCGTCTGCGGGATCTGGCGCAGCGCCGCCGTCGGGGCCACCGCGACCTGGGGGAGGCGACTACCGCTCGTCGCGCGGGGGAGACGATTATAGGGACCGGGGCGAGCGAGAACGGGGTGGAGGGTACGACCGACCGTCTTCACGATACGAGTAA
- a CDS encoding Mitochondrial chaperone BCS1 gives MTQGLGVGLSILRKSLVVGSAALQRRMLVTLELNNKDKSYEWLLAWLAHHPPSPSLNPLTRRLTSTLTRSHNLSVETSLQTHPNGSSSAAFRLVAGPGTHYIHYAGHWMRLSRERDARAQALMSGQPWETLTLTALSPARAVFPLLLADARDAAMKGQEGRLVVHTAWGTEWRPFGLPRAKRPLKSVVLAPGVAEGIERDLRTFLSRREWYADRGIPYRRGYLLHGPPGSGKTSFIQSLAGELSYDICVLNLSERGLTDDKLFHLLANAPERSFVLIEDVDAAFNRRAQTTEDGYQSSITFSGLLNALDGVASSASARLVFMTTNHFARLDPALVRPGRVDMGVLIDDAVPAQACVLFERFYGAGAGSGSTSSATTSPSTPSTESPPPTSPDLDLDIASLSKSLAHTIQSEMDAGRRVSMAALQGFFILHAEDPRGAVEGVGGLFR, from the exons ATG ACACAGGGCCTGGGCGTCGGCCTCTCGATCCTACGCAAATCGCTGGTGGTAGGCTCAGCAGCGCTCCAACGGCGGATGCTCGTGACACTAGAACTAAACAACAAAGACAAATCCTACGAGTGGCTCCTCGCCTGGCTCGCCCACCACCCACCTTCACCCTCCCTAAACCCGCTCACCCGCCGGCTCACATCCACGCTCACCCGCTCACACAACCTCTCCGTCGAAACCAGCCTCCAAACGCACCCCAACggctcctcctccgccgcatTCCGCCTCGTCGCCGGTCCGGGCACACACTACATCCACTACGCCGGGCACTGGATGCGTCTCTCCCGCGAACGCGACGCGCGCGCGCAGGCGCTCATGTCCGGCCAGCCCTGGGagacactcacactcaccgCGCTCTCCCCCGCGCGCGCCGTcttccctcttctcctcgcTGACGCGCGCGATGCGGCGATGAAGGGCCAGGAGGGGCGGTTGGTGGTGCATACTGCCTGGGGCACCGAGTGGCGCCCGTTTGGCCTGCCGCGCGCGAAGCGCCCTTTAAAGAGCGTTGTCCTCGCGCCGGGCGTCGCAGAGGGGATCGAGAGAGACCTGCGCACTTTTCTGAGTCGTCGAGAGTGGTACGCAGACCGCG gcATCCCCTACCGCCGCGGCTACCTCCTCCACGGCCCCCCAGGCTCCGGCAAAAcctccttcatccaatcCCTCGCCGGCGAACTAAGCTACGACATCTGCGTCCTCAACCTCTCCGAGCGCGGCCTCACCGACGACAAACTCTTCCACCTCCTCGCCAACGCCCCCGAGCGCAGCTTCGTCCTCATCGAGGACGTCGACGCCGCGTTCAACCGCCGCGCCCAGACGACTGAAGACGG CTACCAATCATCAATAACATTCTCCGGCCTCCTCAACGCACTCGACGGCGTCGCCTCGTCCGCATCCGCCCGCCTCGTCTTCATGACCACCAACCACTTTGCCCGGCTCGACCCCGCGCTCGTCAGACCCGGCCGCGTGGATATGGGCGTGCTCATCGACGACGCGGTGCCGGCGCAGGCGTGTGTGCTTTTCGAGCGGTTTtatggtgctggtgctggttctggttctaCGTCCTCAGCGACAACGTCCCCGTCGACGCCATCAACGGAATCACCCCCACCCACATCCCCggacctcgacctcgacatcGCATCCCTCTCCAAATCCCTCGCACACACAATCCAATCCGAGATGGACGCAGGCCGGCGCGTGAGCATGGCTGCTCTCCAGGGCTTTTTTATCTTGCATGCTGAGGATCCGCGGGGGGCGGTTGAGGGGGTGGGGGGGTTGTTTAGGTGA